One Triticum dicoccoides isolate Atlit2015 ecotype Zavitan chromosome 3B, WEW_v2.0, whole genome shotgun sequence genomic window, ATGAATATAGGAGGAAGTTTGGGGGttagtgttggagatgcccttgtcTCTTGGCTTGACTTTCTCTTTGATCGGCTGCAAAGGGAAAGGAAGGGTTGAGTTCCGAGAATGgacttaggctggccatagtgggggtaacataaccaGTATCATGTACTTGGGACTAGTAAACATGCTTTTGTGGCAGGTAATTAAAAAATATGATCATGTATGATAccactctatgatactatgcactattgagatagtatcatacactagtatcatatacatgacactagtatatgatactccttaGCTGTCGCGTAGGTCGCTCGGCCCCCTTCCATGCAGCTTCCCCGTTGGTTCCCTCGTCCTAGGTTTCTGGTATAAAGCCGACGATCCGGCACGACCCGCCGATTCATTCGCACTCACAAGCTCGACACCGAAAAGCCAAAAGAAGTTGGTGCACGTACTGTCCAGTTCTAGTGCGAAGTTCGATCTAGCACAGCAGAGTCTCACCATGGCTCTGGCCACCCCGACCGCCGTGGTGCTGCAGCTGATGACCATGGGGCAACAGTCCGCGGTGCACCTCGGGGAGCTGCTCCGAGCGGCTTCCCCGCCGGTGCGGGCGGAGCACCAGGCGCTCGCCACGGAGATCCTCCGCTGCTGCGACCGGGTGATCGCCACGGTGAGCGCGGGCGCCACCGATAAAAAGAGGAAGATGACGGACCCTGGCGCCACATTCTGCCATCTTCCCGCGGCCGCCATGCCGTCCAAAAGAAGGTGCGGTAGTTCAAATGAAAGAATTCCTCCACCCTTTGCATGAGCATGAGTGTTTGATAGGTTGCCATCGATTTCGCAGGGTGCGTGCCGCGGAGGCGCATAGAGAGGTCCAGACCGACACGACGGCGGACGGGTTCTTGTGGAGGAAGTACGGGCAAAAGGACATCAACGGAAGCAACCACCCGAGGTACATACAGTAGAAAGAAATGCCCCTAATGGTCCGGACAAACGGCAAGCTTGTTGATCAGAGCACAGCCTGACGCTATTTTGTTGCATGCAGGCTCTACTACCGCTGCGCGTTCAGAGGCGAGGGCTGCGCCGCGACTCGGCGGGTGCAGCGGTCGCAGGAGGAGCCCGCGGCATTCGTCATCGCCTACTACGGCGAGCACACCTGCGGAGCCGGCTTCGGCGACGCGTGCCAGCAAGGGGCGGCGCCGGTTCCTCCTACCGTCGTCGACTCCGGCTCAAACGCTCGTGGAGCCGTTGGTGACGTGGACTGGAACAGGGGCTCGCTTCTGCTGCCGTCGCTCCCAGCCGAGCACGGCGCACGCCGTCGCGGCGAGGCGCCCAGTGACACCTCGCGGCGATTGTTGTCGCCGTCGTCCTCGTCCTACTCGTCGGAGGTGGAACTTGGTGCTTCTCCTGTCGGGGAATTTCTCGATGGCAGCTTCGACTGGGAGTGGGAGACCGTTGTCAACTCGCTCCGTTTCGGCGATCTGCTTCAGTAAAGCTTAGTAGATGTCTGCCTCAGCTTGCGACACAACCTCACTATTTAGTGGACAGATTCGGAGTATATTTGTGTTCGGACATATACATATCACCGTGTACCTATAAGCATGCCATGTCACAGGGGATTGTCCTGCGGTGAGGCCTTTTGAGGATCCAAAACGTCACATGCCCAGGACGGACCCGGCACAAGACGGTTATAGACTACTCAGGTCGACCCGATCTTCCTAGGGCCTTGAGATTCGATATCATCTAACATGAAGAACAACGAAGAACGAAGAAGTCTTTAAAAAAAAACAAAGAACGTGTCTATGGAGCGGCCGGCTGCTCACTAGCCGTCCCGAGCAGCCGGCCCAAAATAGAATTTTTTTGTCCCCTAGTTTATAAAGAGAAATAATTTGCtcctaatctctactcctaatggacgaattggttgaatagtccccccactttcaaccggtttattttcaatcggtttattttcaaccggtttttcttcgtcccacctcccaccagcccctcccaccggtttttctcttttctcgtctgaccggcaatacccaacgtatttatggtaatcaatcataattaatccacgtatagtaataaatcaatccaggtatggtaaggtcataactcagggaattttgaatatggcaattatatctctactcctaatggacgaattggttgaatagtccccccccactttcaaccggtttattttcaaccggtttattttcaaccggttttcttcgtcccacctcccaccaacccctcccaccggtttttctcttttctcgtctgaccggcaatacccaacgtatttatggtaatcaatcataattaatccacgtatagtaataaatcaatccaggtatggtaaggtcataactcaggaaattttgaatatggcaattatatggtaataaatttaaattaccccaaatgctatcaatccagatatggtaaggccataactcgggaaatatcaaatatggtaataaatttaaattaccaccaggtatggtaagtctatccacgtatagtaataaatcataattaatccacgtatagtaataaatcaatccaggtatggtaaggtcataactcaggaaattttgaatatggtaattatatggtaataaatttaaattaccccaaaggctatcaatccaggtatggtataactcaggaaattttgaatatggtaattatatggtaataaatttaaattaccccaaaggctatcaatccaggtatggtaaggccataactcgggaaatatcgaatatggtaataaatcagCGATCCGTCCGCATTACTAGCTCATCCGATAAATCAGCGATCGAGTAATTAAACCGTGcagtaattagtactccctccatatATGGAAGGAACCGCTGGAGTATTCCATAGATTAGCCACAGGATTTTGGCAATCTCGCTGTGGCATCTCGGATTTCGAAAATCACGCGCCCGCAGACGCCGCCGTGCCCCCCCCCTGCAACCACCGCCGGAGTCGGAGGCGAACGCGATCGCAATCGCGACGTGTATATATATACAAGGACGTACTACGTGCACAAGGGCCTGCAAGCAAACCCCAGTGCTCCTGATCACCATGCATTTCTTCCAGGTCGTCATGGCGTGGATGTTCCCGTGCGCCGTCTGGGCGGCGATGGCGCCGGCCGTGGCGACAGCAGCGACTACGGACGGCGCTTCGAGCGTTGAGCAGGgcagctcctcgtcgccggcgttcGGCCCTGGCGACGCTAAGGTGGCCTCCGACCCGGGCTCCTCCCCGGCGTCGAGgtcgtccacctcctcctccttgctcggcGCCCGAAGCAGCTCGTTGAACAGCACACGCTCACCGGTGAGGGAGGGCGGTGACACGGCCGCACGGAAGGGCCACGCGCTAAGGCGGTGCCTGCGCAGGTTCGCCAGAAATCTGCAGCGCGCCGGTGCTGCGGACGAGCGGCCAGACGGGCGCGGGAGACGGAAGGGCCGGGCGACGAAGCCGGACGGGAGGGTCGCCGCCGGCGAGGACGGCACCGCCCGGGCGAGGGAGGAGGCCGTCGCGAGCACGATCGCCTACTGCAAGTGCAAGGAGTCGAGCCGGCAGCGCTGCAGGCCGCCGTTGGCTCCCTCGCTCAGCTTGGACGGCTGGCTCCTCGTTCGTTCGGAGGAGGAGATCGGCAGCAGCGCCACGAGCGCCGTCTCGCCCTGCGAATGTGAGGCGCAGGGCAcctcgagcgccgccgcccccCACCACGGCCACGTGGCCTGCGATGGTACGTGTTGTCAACCGATCCGTCGGTCGATCTGCTCTGCTGCACCCGTGCACGTCTAAACCGTCGTTGATCTCCTTCGTGCAGCAGAATGCGGCGGCGGCAGGCCGTCGACGGTGGAAACTCGGTGAGGTCCAGCCGGGGAGATGGAAAAGGGTGACGCTGTCGACGGGCTTGACGGGGACGTCCTTAGGATAACGAGTTACTTTGCCGCCAAATATGTGCGCGCGGTGCGCCATTGAAGAATAGCTCGGGGTCCGTCTCACATGAGGCGAAGCAAACAGTTTTTCGTAATCTAGAGGACCTTGTCTTACGTACCTTCGATCTTGTATGATCTGTCCATATCAGTGTGCGAGTAGTAGTAATATGATTGTATTAAGATCTGTCCATATCAATTGTCGATCTTATTCTTATATGATATGATGGCTTGCAGCGTTCCTAAGATCTAACGAGAATCTCCTGGAGTTAACGACACAATCGTTCGATTGTTTCTGAATCAGACTGCAATTTTGAAGCTTAATTGGCAAAGGAGTTAAGATATAGACAATCCTATTTATTcgaactagctttgctgaatcgaaaGAAAAGAGACAACTTGGATTCAATCAAAAGAAATTAGAAGATTTTAGTACTGGCATGTATTCACCTCAATCAAAAGAAACTAGGTCACCACTATATGCTCTGTTTGTACTCTACACATGAGGAATATATTCACCTTTaacttctttttttgcggaaaTAAGACTTTCATTCATCAACCACGGTCATTACACTCCAGATTTTACATAGAGCGTGAATTCCATCCGGTGCATGCCCATGCACGTTGAATTATCAAATGAGTATAAAGTTGGTCTTTTTTTAACTACTACACTCCAGAttctcgagcatggagataggcgagttgtagaccaagagcttGTACAgatataggcgagttgtagacaagagctggtgggcagcaagaaacgcatgcacaccaaagaacaaatctgagtcacatgcctacttctattggtttctacaaagagcggctagcttagatcttagaccagtcggtcactgtcgaggttgccaaggtgatcttacagcaccgccgtggggatttctcatatgattttatgtaggcaagccgcaagcggtggtggtgattggctgggtggtgtcgctgccttgggaagagacgaagtgatggtaaaagtaagcaggatccgatgattcttccgtggggatagccaaagtcaagatgtcgactacagactcgtcgcagacttgcagtgaacctaGATGCGGCaagcctgatttgtggatcgatggcgggtcttgactttgttaggctgggattggatggttgcggagggtggtgtgcttggttgggttcccatggaagaatgtggcctcctcgtggatctggtcatgcccatcctagagaacattgtgtccctagctccctcgaggagcaaggacagtgcaagcggcagcagggggtagggatagatgtggggagggatgtcggcggctgctcgaggtcatcatgatgaaacccttgatgtcccatctttatcaatggaagtggaagagcacgaagtcgagattggataggagtttgagttctttttggcactgatcggttccccactttagagatgtattttttttgcgtgcgagcaaacagtgggttgattctaaaagggataggcacttttcaacagaagtgcatgacggaccaaaaatatgacctcattttattcgtttgatagatatcgtattattcgttgttgttcgttcggtgaaatttcctaatatttgattgttgtgtttctaattagagcaccccataatcacccaatatgaggggatgataaatgaaagatactgattataaattttgaagagcccgtggcaacgcacgggcgttatactagtcATATATAATATTAAGAAAGGTACTccgtctgtttttatttactccgcatattagagttgactgaagtcaaacttaataaaatttaaccaagtttatagaaaagagTATAAATATTTACCAAAACAAATCTATATGAAGTGGAAGtgcattcaataataaatctaatggtattgatttgttattgtatatgttaatatttttgtctataaatttGTCAAaatttataaagcttgactttgaccaaacctaatatgcggagtaaataaaaacggagggagtatcatataaACAGGAAAAAGTATCCACGTGAACAGGTATGAACGTATTTAATGCGAGTTTCGAAATTTTAAAAAGGCTATATCCTTCGAACCACGCATCAGAATTAAGATCTGGTTTCATTACTAGAATCCTCACGACgtgctcttcaaaactagatccctcaTGGGTACGTTTCGACGAACTTTCGTGTGTGCAATTAAGTCCCCGTTTAGTGCAACTTCCTAGATGTTGGTGTGCAACTACTTGATACAACTTTTTTCCTACGCGTGAACGTGCAGTTTTCACTTATGGCACCTCTAATAACCCAAACTACCTACCCCTACAAGTGATATATGCAACTTTGTCTGCTGGTTGTGCCAACGGCCTAGTAGTTGATGTGCAACTTTTCCCATGTTCGTAGATGTTAGTTTTCGCCGTTTCCTTCTTTTGCCAACTCCTTTTTTTAGATAAAAGGCATAcgtccgactttataaataaagccatcaGGCAGAGTAGCACAACCAACACCAACCAAACACAGTATTAGAACAACAAAAGAATAGGTTCGCGTACATGGCAACCCAACCAGTCATGGCACGCAGGCCAGCCCTAAACAAGTAAGAAGAAAGAAACAGGATTAAGTCGCCTCCCGATGCGAGTGCGCCAAGGAGGAAGCTGTGATCCGAATCTTGGACAGTATAGCGTCGAAGGCCTCATGGTCTGcttccttagtcaatgatctccactgctgcaggaATACACCAGTTTTAAATAAGCAACCAATAGGATTAGCTGGGAAAATATGTTCAACGGTAAACTTGTTTCTAGTGGTCCACAACGACCAACAAATCGCTAAAAACCCAACCCAGAATATCCTTTTAGAAGCCCCAGATAAGCCGCTGGCCAGTCTCCTCACATCCACAAAAGACGAAGGATTCCAATTCACTTGCAGCCAATAGCAAATGCAGCACCACACAAACTTAGCCAAAGAGCATCGAAAGAAGATATGATCAGTATTTTCAGTAGCCCCACATAAGGCACATCTATCCGAACCCGAGCCGTTCCTTTTCCTGATTAGATCCGCCGCGGGAAGCATCCCACGAAAAGCTTGCCACATGAAAATTTTGATCTTAGGGGGGATCCGGGCACTCCAAATGCATTTGAACTTGGACGTGGGGGAGCCAGAGATGAGTTTAGTGTAAGCAGAATTAACCGAAAATCGACCTGAAGAAGAATGAGGCCAAACCACCGAGTCCTCTTCCTCTAAGAGCAAAGGGAATCAGGCAATAAGGCAATGCCagtcttccaactcttcaggagataGCGTTCTACGGAGGTCAAGATCCCAATTATTTAGCGAGAGCTCGAAGATAGAGATCTCCAGGTTAGAACTGTAAGAATATAAGGTAGGGAACAACACTGCAAGGGTGGCTTTCCCGAACCACCAGTCAAGCCAAAAGCGAGTAGATTTGCCATTCCTAATGATAAATTTAACCAAGGATTGAAAATCCGGCCGAACTTTAACAAGTTGGTGCCAAAACTGGGAATCACCAGAGGACGAAGCCAACATGGGACTCGACGAAGGGAAGTACTTAGCCTTGAGAATGGTGAGCCAAAGGGGGGGATCCACAGAAGACATGATTTTCCACCACTACTTTAGAATGAGGCACTTGTTCATGACAGCCGTGTTAATGGTACCCAACCCACCCAGGTTTTTGGGTTTGCAAATGTATTTCCATTTCACCATCCTGTATTTGCGCTTATTATCTGCCGAATTCTAGTAAAGGCACCCCGGTGCTTATCAAAGCCAGCATGAATCCCTCTTGAAAGGAGGTAGAAATCCATCAGGAACATGGGGAGGGAGGACAAGCAGGCGTTGGTTAGGGCAACCTTGCCCACTTGGGTGTTGTAGCGACCTCTCTACGGCAAAACCCGATTGCCCACCTTAGTAACAATCGGAGCAAAATCTTTAGCCAACAACTTGTGGGGAGAGATCGGAAGGCCGAGATATTTGAAAGGAAAGGAGCCTAGCGAGTAGTTAAGAAGGTGGGCAACTCTTTGGGcctcagcatccgagaccccagtaACAATGACTTCACTTTTGGCGAAGTTAATCTTGAGACCAGAGAGAGCTTCAAAGCAGAGAAGAAGGAACTTCAGGTGGGCAATGCTAGCCTCATTCAATTCAACCATAATGATagtatcatccgcatattgtaaATGAGAGATGCCATTTGGGACAAGGTGGGAGCTGACAGGAGTAATGTGGCCCGCTGCGGCAGCCCGAGTcagaatatgagagagggaatcagCCACGAagttgaagaggagagggtggggGGGGAACCGGGTCACCCTGCCTCAATCCCCTGCCGTTGGCGAAGAATTGACTAATGTTCCCGTTGACCAAGACTGTAGTGTGGCCACCCGTGACCAACTGCATAAGTCTGTGAACCACTGCCCCGTCAAAGCCCTTGGCTAGCAGTACTTGTCGGAGGAAATTCGAACTGACTGAGTCATAAGCTTTTTCGAAGTCAAGTTTCAGAATCACCGCTTTGGAGCCCcggacatgcaagtcatgaactaTCTCATGAAGACAAAGAATGCCATCTAGAATGAACCTGCCTTTAACAAAAGCCCATTGAAAAGGACTAAGAGTGTGATGAGCGATGGGAGAGAGCCTAGTAGCAAAGCCTTTTGCCGGAAGCTTGGCGAAGTTATTGATCAGGGCAATATGTCTAAATTGAGTGATCAAATTAAT contains:
- the LOC119281655 gene encoding probable WRKY transcription factor 38: MALATPTAVVLQLMTMGQQSAVHLGELLRAASPPVRAEHQALATEILRCCDRVIATVSAGATDKKRKMTDPGATFCHLPAAAMPSKRRVRAAEAHREVQTDTTADGFLWRKYGQKDINGSNHPRLYYRCAFRGEGCAATRRVQRSQEEPAAFVIAYYGEHTCGAGFGDACQQGAAPVPPTVVDSGSNARGAVGDVDWNRGSLLLPSLPAEHGARRRGEAPSDTSRRLLSPSSSSYSSEVELGASPVGEFLDGSFDWEWETVVNSLRFGDLLQ